The Xyrauchen texanus isolate HMW12.3.18 chromosome 25, RBS_HiC_50CHRs, whole genome shotgun sequence genome includes the window GCATCTGTTGTTTTACTCTATTCAAAGAACTGTCACGAAATGGGTATTATGTAATCACGGCCCAAACGGTCTGTTACAAAAATATAACCCTTCGTATTCAGTGAGCTGGATGCTTCTGTGAGAATACATGCCGTTTAGGAGTAGGTCAAGAAGAGACTTTCCTCTGGACTTAAGGCTTTATACGTCTGCCCTTGTAACTGATTGTGTCTCTTAGATGGTTTGGGGATTAATCTGTCCCTTGCATAGCAGTCTTGAGGTTAGATGCATGGTGCTCGTCACATGCCTTGTACATGCATAGCAGAACTCAAGACCCATGTCAACGTGTTGTGACTTCTGCAGCACGAACTGTGATTTGGTGTGTCACAATTTATTTGCCTTGACTCTTATTCGGAATAAACAAGCTACAAAATATATGAGTAGGGAAGAATGCTTTGAGAATTTTGTGCTACAGGTTGGactgtatttttttccccatcatTGGTTggcttattttttaattttccctTATTTACACGGTCAGGCTTTGCATCATGTTACTTTTGAGTTGATTTATAGTCTCTGATATGACCTGCACTGGTGTAGGGCTGTAGTACATTCTTGCAGAGTGATCCTGCAATCAATGTCACCTGCGTCACATTGTTGGGGGTCAGTTTGCTCTCCTTGACCTACACTACTTTTAAAACTAGTAGCGTGAGGGTAGCCTGCCAGCATTGCTGACGCTCGCATGGGTATTTGCGTCTAGAGTTTagtttaaactggatttttgctTCACCTCAAACAAGTGTAACGGCAGCATTTATCAAACTTTGCAATCACAAATGTTGGCCGTTTCCTTTTGATCTTAATTCTTTTTATGATTGTGACACCTTAATATAGCAcatcatcatttaaaatataaagcaataaaataatatCCGAGATTTAGACTTTGAACCACAAGGCATTGTAATTGAAACAGTTTTGTTGCAAAGACCCAGCATTCACAgttgttctgttgatgtttaCAGATGTGGTGGAACCGTAGGTGCCATCATGACTTGCCCCCTGGAGGTGTTAAAGACTAGACTGCAGTCTTCGGGCCTCACCCTCAGACCGGTTTTCCAGGTCCAGCTGGGCACAGTCAATGGTGCTGGATTCATTCGACCGGGAACCGTTACTCCTGGCCTGCTGCAGGTTTTCAGGTAAGCAAGACATTAGACAACATGATCTAGACCATGTTCAGAAGGTTATACTTCCATAACTACAATTAGTAATGCCGCAGTATATAATATGCTTGCTGTGCACAGTAAGCAATATTCTGTATGCTTAGAATAATGTGTAGTATACAACAGATCTTCATTGAATATTTTATTCCACCTTGTAATACACCCAACTTTATCTTCCATAACATCTGCTGCAATCTCTGAGTTATTTGATGGGACGGCCAAATAGCAaaaattttttacacaaactggattaaacatgcaaaataactttattttcaaGATAACTATGCTATGAAGAtgaacatatgtaatgtaaatgtagcatACTTGCATTTATCATGGAATAATTAAGTTTCaattacttaattaaaaataaaaaaaatatatgcactGCCTCGACAAAAGTGTCACttactctaatatttagttggaccacctttttagctttgattacagcacgcattcgtcgtggcattgttttgacaaatTTATGCAATGTCAGAACTTTTATTTCCGTCCAGATTTGCATAAATTTTATGATATCTTGTTACGATGACGGGAGAATCCAACTACTCatagtcttctccagcacatcccaaagacttgcAATTggtttaaggtcaggactctgtgatggccaattcatgtgtgaaaaagaTTCCTCATGCTCACTAAAACACGCTCCACATTTGAGCCCGATTAATTTTGCctttgtcatcctggaatatgccacTTCCATCAGAGAAGGAAAAAAattccattgatgggataacttgGTCATTCAGGTAATCAGCTGACTTCATTCTATTGCCGCATAACTTTGCTGATTCTAGACTTGAACAATTGAAGCATCGCCAGCTCGTAACACTGCCTCCAAAggtttgtacagtgggcactagcaaattgaagtaattttttcactattaaacatagccgtgagttctactgtaaatttgtacataatttcatttcaaacgttttacatttatgcatttgggagggggttttatccaaagcgacttacagcgcacttattacaggtacaatctccctggagcaaactggagttaagtgccttgctcaaggacacaatggtgttgagACTGGGGattgaaccggcaaccttctgaataccagttatgtgctttagccttttcgagttttttttttttttttttaccgccACATATCTTCTGCGAAGCTGATGAGTCACCTCTATCCTTCctggttttaataatgcattgtaccattcttaacccaattccagtgatttcagcaatctcctttttacttgatgcaggccaataatttttttttttttttttggggccaGGCTATGTATATCACACAGTCTTCAGTAGGACCATATCCGCATTAATCCATTTTAGTTTGCAAACACCATTTTAACAATTGTTTTCCAACGTATGCGGTTAGTGTGGAGAGCATTTTCAATGGAGGACCaagtagtaagctagtattccattatGAATATGGCTACAGCCTTCTACCCAGATTAAGTTTTTGTACACAGTTTTGGTCACGTTTTTGCCACTTGCGACAAATTTAGGTAAAAATGTTGGTTTTTGATCATTAGTGTTACATGTTCACCATTGGCCAATTTAATTAGCTTTGCAATGAATCTCCGCCTCCAGCAATGCACAAGCAATTACAAGCAACAAttgtaaatgactgtaaaaatcaaGTTAGATCCGCAGACTCTGTAGGTTGGTGCCGTTTGACGTTATCAGAGTGGAAATCTGTCATCTGAATGCATTTAATGACACATTTATTGACCGTATTTATATGAAGGCAGATTAGGGCCTTGTGGTAATTATGCAGGCAGCTCATATACAGATGTTCACCACTGCTGCTGCTGATGAGGGGTGTTTTATGGCTGGCACTGGCCGGTTGCAGGCAGCCTTATGTAAACGCTGAGGAGTTCAGTGCATAAGTGATTAAGGTCCATTTGAATGTCTATTTCGGGGGAATCGGTCTGCCAAGGCTCCCAGGCCCATGAAATGTCAAATGATTCCCTCTTACTGTGCTCAAATTACACACTGTAAGCACAGGGTGTCCCTGACAGGAGTGTACTGGTCTGTTTGACTTCCAGACCTCAGGAGTTTTACTGAACTTTTAAACCTCTACCATGAAAATAACACCATGTCTGTGCTTTTACCATGTTGGTCGTAAGGAAACTTGTTTGTAACTACCTTTTTTTCCTTTTGAGTTTAACCGCTTAAATCTGCTGCATATTTTAGATGGTGCCTGTAATTTTTCAGAAGCCAAATTTAAAAACACCTTGCATGCATACAGTGAATTAATTGCTAAATATTGGTCTAATTTAACAGAAAATCCCCCAAAATATATAGATCGAAAAAAAGGATTCTAAAATGTTTCTTAATTTTTAAATCTTCATTATTTCATCACAGGTCAGTTCTGACcacaattttgaaaaaatgtagaGGGTAAGCAAACACAACTGTCTGTGATCCAGTCTGCTTTATTTTGCAAAGTTATAAGTATCTGAAGTTCTTACAAATTCATTCTGCAATTCACAATTGCATTCAACAAAAAGTACATATATGCAGTCTTGTCACGTTCTATTAAGTTGATtcttgcccaaaaaaaaaaaaaatttacttcatTAAAATAGATGAAGGCTAACATTGTCTTCCATAAGGTGGAACACATACATTTGttaacatcttaaaaaaaaaaaaaaaaaaaaaaaaaaaaaaaaaagaaatgtacccTTTATGATGCTTTGCCTTTCAGGAAGTGCTATAGTGTGAAGATAAAAAATCTTTTCGGGAAAGCAGTTTTGCTCCCCACAAAATTGGTAAAATTGTATGATTTCATACGAGGGGTTCAAAGATTATTTTCTTAAGTAGAGTGATCTATAGCATATCTTCTGTTTTTCTGATTCAGACGTATAATAGTTGCTCAACCAGAGATATGAGgaaataattttcacattcaGCATTTAGCTTATGAGGAGGGGGGTGTGTGTCATATTGGTGTATCAAAGAAATTAATTTGCAAAAAATTGTTTCAGTACCATTGCGGCGGCATTGTTGCAGAGTTTAAACAAAGTGAAATGTAAACTGGTCTGCTGCAATCTGACCGAAATAAAGAACTACATGTTCACATTGTGGTTTAATCATCTCAGTTCATCTTATTTCTCCTTTTGTTCTTAATAGGTCAATTCTTGAAAAAGAAGGACCAAGATCTCTTTTCAGAGGATTGGGTCCAAATCTTGTTGGTGTTGCCCCCTCAAGGTAATTATGTGATTCAGTGcttctacaaataaatgcttgtcTATATGGTTCAGATTGTTGTCAAGGTTAAGTTGTACATTAAGCAgggatgcatatatatatatatatatatatatatatatatatatattattaattaattacagtGCTAATCCTTAACTGTTCCACTGTGTAATTTATGAAATATGAACAATCATAATGGGAATAGGTAACATTAGAGATTGAATAGTCCTGAGTCTTAACATTAGAAAATTCTCAACTCGTAAAATACAAGCACATTTGTTTCCCTCACAAAGTAGTGTTTTTAGCCATCAAGTCACTCTGATACTTCAAGATCTATGAACCGTGTTAGGTTGTTTTTGGGCTTGCTTTAAGCGCAGAGCCGTGCTGCAAGTAATGATGTGCAATTtccaacattttgtttgtttcattaagCAAAAATGAATATGGGAAATGGCATGTCGTTACACACAGTAGTTGATCTTGAATTAAACTAGATCCAAAAAAAACGTAACAAGGTGCAGAAATGTTGAAATAACGGCGCAACATCAACTTGGCTCTCACTCGCATGAATACACTGTATGTGCACACGCACACTGTCGTTGAGATTCTCAGCTTCAAGCAAATAAGCCATAACAAATTATCGGCTAAAATATCTACAGTAATTCCATTTATAGACCCgataataatatttagatttttccgTTATCTGCCAATAATATACTGGCCGATATATTGTGCACCCCTacaaagtatttttatatatattttgaattgtgGGATGTTTCAGTCAGCCTCAATggtctttttattttaaatggtaaattcaGCCCATTTTCTGCTCAAACAGATTCTTTGCAGTATTTTCAACATGTGTCATGGTCATTAGTAAAGCATTGTTTACCTCACTCTTTGTAAACAGATTAGTGTGATGGTATTTGCTTCGTATAAGCAAAGACACTGTACAGTTAGAGTATATGAccaagggcaaaaaaaaaaaccacccTGAGATTGTCCAGTTCTTACTATAATCTCACAATGACAAATATAGGAAAAGGAGTTTGTTTTAAGAGAGAGTAAATTCTTAGAATAATTTTCTCTATATTGGTTTCCATTCTTCCTCCTAGattgcctttttttattattattattataattatattttaaattaatattacttaagtaaGCTAGATAACATCAGTCAATATGGCCCATAAATTTAAAATATGATCTGAAGTTTTCTCTGACATTTTAGTCGATTCGGTCATTGTGTCCCACAGAGATCATGGCGGTGGTTCTAGGTGCTTGTTCAGCTCTTTTGTGCTGATGTACCCACAGTCTGTTCCAGACATGCAGCAAAAGAGATTGCCAGTGTGGAACAGACTGCACCGTCAGGAACTGTCTCTGCAAGCTGTTTGGCTTGATAGATAAAACATTGGCAACCTTTCAGTATATGTGGCctttttcacattaaaatgaactctgcACTGTCATGCGTGGAGAGGGGAAATGGGGGGTAGTGAGTCCAACAGATTATCACTCAGCTGTTAATGTACTGTTCTCTTCTTCAGGGCAATCTATTTTGCAGCCTATTCAAAGTCAAAAGAGACTTTCAATGGCATTTTTGTGCCAAACAGTGGAATGGTCCATATGTCCTCAGCTGGCTTTGCAGGTAAGTTCTTGCCAGTGATGTTTTATAATGATTTTTAAGACAATACAATAGACTTGGACTGTGTCTGAAATCCCATAGTTTCAGATTATATActgaattaattttaaatggtttttGTCAACCATTGATTTAAGtacgttctttttttttttgtttatttaggaGTGAAGTATAAATAAATTCCTGCACATAGTGTATCTGTATGCTTATCCATGTATAAGCAATACAATAGACTTGGACTGTGTCTGAAATCCCATAGTTTCAGATTATATActgaattaattttaaatggtttttGTCAACCATTGATTTAAGtacgttctttttttttttgtttatttaggaGTGAAGTATAAATAAATTCCTGCACATAGTGTATCTGTATGCTTATCCATGTATGCGTTGTCCCGCATGTTCCATTGGGGAAAACTATTTTCTCTGGTGTTAAGTACAATTTTTCCACGCGGAAACCTGTCTTTTGTCTCTACATGTAATATTTGAAAAGAGCCATCTGGTTCACAGTTCtcgtcttttttattttatttatttattttatttttttacatttctaatcTGACAAATCATGATAATGATTCTCAGAACTCCCTAGCCTAGTTTTTGGATGAAATGTGCTCAACTAATAGATGCTTTAAAGAAAAAGTGAATGTTTAGACCACTAAttgcaattttcttttttcagCTTTCTTGACAAACTCCCTGATGAATCCCATCTGGATGGTCAAAACAAGAATGCAGCTTGAAAAGAAGTATGTTGATGCCTTTACACTCAGACACCATTTTCCCATTCTCCTTGCTGTTAGACCAGAGAACTTATAGGATGAGACTGGTCATACAGTATAACATGCAGTATAAATGGGCGAAATTGTCACCCTAAATATGGCGGATAGACATCAGCTGTCCGTTTACATTAGGTCTAACCTGAAAAAAGGCCAATTTTATTTTACGCTAtctacttgtttttttttactaagtattttaaatattgtaaggATTTAAATGTGATATAAGTGAATTCAGCCATTCTACCTTCAATGAGACTGAGCTTTTGAATTGGTCACACTCACTCTTTCCAAAGCACCATTCCGATAGGGTTGAAACGGACACAAAGCATGTTCCTATGGTTGTCAAACAAAACGGTATCGAAATGGTGCCCTCAAATTACAAATTCTAAATCAGAATATGATAATAAGTCTCAATTCGCTGCAAATACAAAactatgagaacatgcaaaattgctgtttacaaagtatagagctgtcacagagactggtgagttATCTCATGACACTTACTTCAGTAATTTTGTAtacatttccatgaaaaaaatcactgCACTAAATATCTATTCTATCTAATATCTAAATATTCCAAATAAGCATAATTTGTCATCGTGAGACATgacaaattatttgttttagacACTTAAGTTGAACCCCTTGTACATGTGAGTTTGAGCACACCCCATGTAACATGGAAGCTAATAATTGTttgggggggtggggtggggtgtaAAACCAATTGGCACTGTCTGTTATGCAATAGTCTGTTATGCAATAGTCATGAAGATTGGCATGTGATCCAAGCAACTACAGTATAAATATCCATCTTCACGCCTTCACTCACCAGTCAAGTCTTAGTGGGCGTTCTATATTTATGCTATAAAGAACGCCAGGCAGTAGATTGCTGAGGGTCAGATGAAAGATGTCAGATGGTGCGCTCCGAAAATAGTCTGCCATTTAGTTCAGTCCAACcacattgtgcttttgtaaagtTGATTTCAAGTAACTTGTGATTTTGTTTCTGACCTTGCTCATAGAATTCACGAAGTTCAAAACCTAAAAGAGGTTTTGAAACCAGAACAGTTGGCTCATGGTTCATCTTGTGAAATTCTTGACCTTTGTGATCCATTACTTCATCGTCTGACGGACTGTCTTTTTGTCCTCCAGGGCACGAGGGGAAAAGAAAATGAATGCGTTACAGTGTGCACGCTACGTGTACGGAACAGAAGGTGTGCGAGGTTTTTACCGGGGCCTGACCGCATCGTACGCTGGCATCTCAGAGACCATGATCTGCTTCCTTATTTATGAGACACTGAAAAAGTACCAAGCACAGAGGCGATTTACAACGCCCACAACTGACACCGAGAAGGGGGCTTCAGATTTCCTGGGCCTCATGGCTGCTGCTGCATTCGCCAAGGGCTGCGCCTCCTGCATAGCTTATCCACATGGTATGCACAAACACCTATCAGCCAGTTTATCTAAAGCTATTCACAGATTACTTCCTCTATAGCAATAAGACATACACTCAGGCCATCCAtaaaagtgctgtttgtgtgaGGAAAAAAATAACTATAATAACATGGTGCTGCACAAGGTCTTAATAGATAAAACGGGGAAAAAAGATCCAGATAACTTTTATGGGTTGTTACAACAACATGCTAATTCTTATTaccataatacaaaatatatataatgtttcagaaccataatgcaaaaaaaatgtttaaattgtaaatactTAAGTTTCAGCAATGCAAAGTAAATTAACCACATTTaacataatacaaataataaatctattaccttaataaaaaaaaataaaaaaaacacattaaatgtttttttaagtatgtaatttatttgtaacgttaattttttttaattgtgtgacTAATTCCGTGAccgtatatttgtaatatatacaaaacatttatcataatgcaagaaatgtatattgttttgtgAAGTGCTTTGCCTTGACagcactttatttatttgtaaatttttttttttttttttgacaatttagcACTTTTAACTGCACGTTTTCAttacaacaataataaaatgtgttccaattaccataatgcaaaaaatatactCTGCTGTTCAAaaatttggggtcacttgactgatgTTCCTCATGATattaaggcatatgcttaaatgtttgaaattgttttgtctccaaaaatataattgtgccaacaaattttatttcaatacaaaacaattgtattactttttttttttttttttaatggttgagttaagaaaagaagccaattaGTGCCCAGCATAGTGaaaaatcatcccagggtgatactcaagaaaatgtcaagagtacatgtctacaAATTCTAGGCaatgggtgactactttgaagtgtgtgtgtgtgtgtgtgtgtgtgagtgagaaagtgCTTAATTTATTTGGAAATGTGAGACTGTTTTAATGacaatttagcattttaattacaccttttcattaccgtaatgcacaaaatgtatattgtttaaaaGTACTGTTGTATCTGGATTAGAAATTGGAATGAAACACCAGAGGCCAGGGTACATAATGGCAGGATTATATGTTGTACTACCTttcatttatgctgattttaataaaatattacagtGAATCTAATGAGAattatcatttgggaattacatGAAATGAAAAGTAAAACTTCTAGACACAATGAGAATTTGGGATTAGTATAATTCTCCAACAATCTTAATGGTTCTAAAATTGGCtaaatttttattgtaaaatatacattATGCATGAACCATTCCCGCTTTCAATGAACAACCCTTCCTGGTGTCTCTTACAGAGGTCATTCGGACAAGACTACGAGAAGAGGGAAGCAAATACAAGTACTTCTTTCAGACGGCGCGCCTTGTTGCGGTTGAGGAAGGCTATACGGCTTTTTACAGAGGACTCATTCCACAGCTCATCAGACAGATCCCCAACACAGCCATAGTGCTTTCTACCTACGAGCTCATTGTCCATCTGCTGGGTGAACCCTCTAAATGAAGCTCCACAAAACAAGAACACAAAGAAACTTTGAGCTGCAGCTAAAGTGTGGACTGAATATAATCATGTGGTTACAGGAATGTTCTTGTATTGGGAAGTATGATTGAAATAATATCCAAAGACTTTTAAaggcttattttttttatttaagttgaaTGCACATGTTATCAGGAACATTTTGCTTGTTTGTGTTATGTAAATGGCACATATGGGATGGGTACTCCAGGAGTTTATGTACACTGTGTCACTGTACAAGGCAAAAGGTCATCTAAATACTCAAATAGTCCTTTTAAGTTAACTAAATTATTCTTAATATAGTAGCAGCTTTTTGTTGCGGTCATTAAATTCTTTGGGTCTACTATATCGGTAATGTCCAATGGTTATGTAGTTAATCATTAGTGGATCCTAGTTTAATGTTCTTGGAATGGAAATGACACCGAAATGAGGTTGTAGAATACCTCTTTAAGAGCTGACGATCTCCTGTTGCATTTTGAACATTTTAGATGCATTCTGGAGGCTGACCAATTAATTCTGATCTCTTTACTAGAGGGGTTTCATCTGTTTACTGTTTCTTTTCTGTGATCTGAAACTTTACAGAAAGGAGAGCCTTGATGCATATGCATCAGTTtgttaaataaaagaaataatgaaaagtaattgttttctttttttttttttgagctgtaaaatcTGAATGCAAAAAGTGCCTTTTTAAAGCCTGTTGGGTGGAATTTGACTTAATACAACTACTTTGAAAATGGAGTAAGTGTGAATAATCCCATGATGCCTGTGGTATACATGAAGCTACATGAGGTACGAAAACAAAAATATGATCTTTGAGCCTACTAGTAAGGTCAAGGTATTATCTCATGTTGCACAATGCTGTGAGAGGTGAGGTGTTAATAAACAAGGTAAGTGGAATGTATTAATCTTTCATGTGGTGCAGCAGTGTGCTGATCATGTACCGTTTCAAATTATTTACTCTAAAGCATGTTAGCAACATCacatgtatttaatatttggttaactTTCACTGAGCTCTTTATGTTgtgtattctgctcactacaattgtacagagtggttatctgagttactgtagcctttgtcagctcgaaccagtctagccattctctattgacctctcatCGACAAGATGTTTCTATCCgcaaaactgccgctcactggattttcttttggttttgggtACCGTTCGGCGTAAATTAGAGGCTGTtagaaaatcacaggagatcagcagttacagaaatactcaaaccagcccatctggtgcCAACAATCAAGCCACGCTTCAGAtcaatgagatcaaatttttttaccattcacatcaacaatcagaacattaactgaagctcctgacctgtatctgcatgattttatgaattgctgccacatgatttgcTGATTATATAATCTCTTGAATAAGTAGGtctacaggtgtacctaataaagtgctcactgagtgtgtatgtgtgtatatatagtccTATTGTTGAAGCATCAGACTTAAACTTTATGGTGACCAAAAGATTACTTAAgggacttttccactgcacgttacggttcgactcgcctcaactctttAACAGCTTAACTTTTCTATAATCAAACCTATTATGCATGCCTTTTTGTATTCTGTAGTTACCCTTTACCACAAGAGGGCGTATTCAGCATTTTCAACTTAAATTACGTGCCATACACTTGTTTAATAGGCAGCtgacatgaaaataaaaataggtGATGGTAAGCATGTTCATTCAcaagtgaattttttttatatatatatacaaaacgcccgtttttcaggacactgtattttaaagataattttgtaaaaagcaaaataaatttacagatctttattgtaaaggttttaaacaatgtttttcatcagacacttgcacacatagacatcaaagggggcttgagcgcCTGCCCTTGTTCTTCCTCTAGAAAAAGtggccttttttaaaaaaaaaaaagatgtgtatttgtgtgtatagcctatgtatgtgtatacacacacacacacacatacaccacagttagttccggtactcgaatctgattggatgagagacgttccatgagcactgatggtgtgagggcatcagcactcagactcttgactgtgtgtgtgtatgattccgcgttcatgctgttctaaactaaagggagtttctggctttatttttgaaattacatatgtaaggcagcaggtggtggcaaaatatattttttgtgtgtaatatgagccagttggtgacgtaaagtgtatccgttagtcattgtttacatagaacagcattCTGTGATCACTcctattactaatacattaccaaagctaggaaatggctttaaacggacaacttcaggattaaggctcatgctgagagacacaacagactgatttattacagaactcaagtgcttaccttttattgcagtttccacattggatacatactgatcaaaatgtaatgctgtaattacctacggcactcggcctgagcaatagtatccagctgcagacccgcagcaccaccagtgccagaacctgaagtgaggggcggagcttacgttcgaaaccgagtagcgccacctaacgttttggagagtactttgcttttattacaaatgaaacatcatactttatacgtatgttataatgattatttaaggtacagtacaataagcattttaaaacattgatcttgtgtaatataattgtatatagttatctgtttcattgtattatgagagttacttcctgatcatgatggtgaaaaaaaaaatgcttgaaacttatgggcattttatataaaatatactttatttcacaagaacatgtgcagcatgcatttttcttttttaacaaaaaactaaaaaagagagaaaattaagcATCAATTtaatagaaacaataaaaatatatacaacaaatgaccaattcacccctaggcccattttaccatgacaatcctgtataaattaaaattaaaaattaaaatgtatcaaatgaggcattcactctcaggcccattttgtccttacattcttgtaaaaataactccatgtcatccctgaacacaaaatgaaatacaaagggctctctggaagcttctgactgttccaggagattgttgcgggccttttccttgtggtcttcattcattcgaattaaaagaggctcttccactagacccctgagcagatggctgttggaatggagccatttcacagcttctttcatgtgctggattattgggagctccttcattacagaatattaaaggaaaatgtgactttataaatgtgacatataaatttattatatgttaagagattatatatacatatatatatatatacacacacacacacacacacacacgcctcacTGCTGCTAAGTGTAGCTTGTTCTTCACATGGAAGGGACTCTTGTAGGGTTACTgcactggaatatatatatatatatatatatatatatatatatatatatatatatatatatatcttggttaatttaaaattaatcagAAGAGGGTGCAAATGTAACGGTAACGGAGTAAATGTCCAGTATCTACCTTTCAGAGAAAACCCCAAAGTTCTCCAGAAGAATAAGAGCCCACCATCTCCGTATGTTTGGAAAGTCGCActggaagacaaaaatagagaaatcTTGATATTTCAACTGCTACAACAACATAAAGGTCAATTACTTGAACTGGTAATTacttacagatgtaaaatcaaagggtgctcccaagacaagatgtagagcataatggaaaacagcaaaaattaaggaacattatctctgtaaacgtcaaattaaaaaaaatcttccttgttccgtatttaacaacttaaaa containing:
- the LOC127619260 gene encoding solute carrier family 25 member 33-like encodes the protein MAQKDTLLHLFAGGCGGTVGAIMTCPLEVLKTRLQSSGLTLRPVFQVQLGTVNGAGFIRPGTVTPGLLQVFRSILEKEGPRSLFRGLGPNLVGVAPSRAIYFAAYSKSKETFNGIFVPNSGMVHMSSAGFAAFLTNSLMNPIWMVKTRMQLEKKARGEKKMNALQCARYVYGTEGVRGFYRGLTASYAGISETMICFLIYETLKKYQAQRRFTTPTTDTEKGASDFLGLMAAAAFAKGCASCIAYPHEVIRTRLREEGSKYKYFFQTARLVAVEEGYTAFYRGLIPQLIRQIPNTAIVLSTYELIVHLLGEPSK